In Apium graveolens cultivar Ventura chromosome 10, ASM990537v1, whole genome shotgun sequence, the following are encoded in one genomic region:
- the LOC141692629 gene encoding methionine--tRNA ligase, chloroplastic/mitochondrial has protein sequence MAGRVHFSVQRNGLLFLSPSSSSLFHSSINFGVKNGITFGPKRLPRTALYCNCAASNGLQKEMRSEPPFVLTTPLYYVNAPPHMGSAYTTIAADAIARFQRLLGKKVIFITGTDEHGEKIATAAAASGSSPSEHCDVVSQAYKELWKDLDIAYDKFIRTTESKHEAIVKEFYSKVLASGDIYRADYEGLYCVNCEEYKDEKELLDNNCCPMHLKPCVSRKEDNYFFALSKYQKRLEETLEKNPGFVQPSYRLHEVEGWIKGGLRDFSISRAAVDWGITVPSDTDQTIYVWFDALLGYISALSEDKEHSDLQSAISSGWPASLHLIGKDILRFHAVYWPAMLMSAGLDLPKMVFGHGFLTKDGMKMGKSLGNTIDPKCLVDRFESDAVRYFFLREVELGNDGDYSEERFINIINANLANTIGNLLNRTLGLIKKNCNSTLPVDSAVAAEGNAFKESVEDLVAKARTQYENLAISSACEAVLDIGNAGNLYINERAPWSLLKQGGDAFEAATKDLVMILEAMRIIAIALSPITPSLCLRIYEQLGYTEEQFNAATWNETKWGGMKSGQVMAQPRPVFARIEVQKEEEDVPEVAKKVSKKKTKIPKVQAVAEA, from the exons ATGGCCGGGAGAGTCCATTTCTCCGTACAAAGAAATGGGTTATTGTTCTTAtctccttcttcttcatctttaTTCCACAGCTCCATTAATTTTGGAGTGAAAAATGGCATTACTTTTGGTCCAAAACGCTTGCCAAGAACAGCTTTGTATTGCAATTGTGCTGCTAGTAATGGGCTTCAAAAAGAAATGAGGTCAGAGCCTCCTTTTGTGCTGACTACTCCTTTGTACTATGTGAATGCTCCTCCTCATATGGGCAGTGCTTATACTACTATTGCTGCTGATGCTATTGCTCGCTTTCAG AGGCTTCTAGGAAAAAAAGTTATATTCATCACCGGCACAGACGAGCATGGGGAAAAGATCGCCACTGCTGCTGCTGCCAGCGGTTCCAGTCCAAGTGAACACTGTGATGTCGTTTCCCAAGCGTACAAGGAGCTATGGAAAGAT TTAGACATAGCTTATGATAAGTTTATTCGAACAACCGAGTCGAAGCATGAAGCTATAGTGAAAGAATTTTACTCCAAGGTTCTTGCGAGTGGTGACATATACCGGGCGGATTATGAAGGCCTCTATTGTGTCAACTGTGAGGAGTACAAG GATGAAAAAGAGTTACTGGATAACAACTGTTGCCCCATGCACCTAAAGCCATGTGTTAGCAGGAAGGAAGATAACTACTTTTTTGCTTTGTCAAAGTATCAAAAACGATTGGAAGAGACACTAGAGAAAAATCCAGGCTTCGTACAGCCATCCTATCGCCTGCATGAG GTGGAAGGTTGGATTAAAGGTGGCTTAAGAGATTTCTCCATTTCTCGGGCAGCAGTAGATTGGGGAATCACTGTTCCCAGTGACACTGATCAAACTATATATGTCTGGTTTGATGCCTTACTTGG TTATATTTCTGCACTATCAGAGGACAAGGAACATTCTGATTTACAGTCTGCAATTTCCTCTGGTTGGCCTGCATCATTGCACTTGATTGGCAAG GATATATTACGGTTTCATGCAGTTTATTGGCCAGCAATGCTAATGTCTGCTGGACTAGACCTTCCAAAGATGGTGTTTGGCCATGGTTTTTTGACAAAG GATGGTATGAAGATGGGGAAGTCTTTGGGGAATACGATTGATCCAAAATGTCTAGTGGATAGATTTGAGTCCGATGCAGTCAGGTACTTTTTCTTAAGGGAGGTTGAATTGGGGAATGATGGAGACTATTCAGAAGAACGATTTATCAATATTATTAATGCAAATCTTGCAAATACAATTG GAAACCTTCTTAATCGTACACTTGGACTTATAAAAAAGAATTGTAATTCAACTTTACCTGTTGATTCAGCTGTTGCAGCTGAAGGAAATGCATTCAAGGAATCTGTGGAGGATCTG GTGGCAAAGGCACGAACACAATATGAAAACTTAGCAATATCATCAGCTTGTGAGGCTGTACTTGATATTGGTAATGCTGGGAATTTGTATATCAATGAACGAGCACCATGGTCTCTTCTTAAACAAGGAGGCGATGCTTTTGAAGCTGCTACTAAG GACCTTGTCATGATACTGGAAGCAATGAGAATTATAGCAATTGCTTTGTCTCCTATCACACCAAGCTTATGTTTGAGAATATATGAACAGCTTGGCTACACGGAGGAGCAATTTAATGCTGCCACCTGG AATGAAACCAAGTGGGGTGGAATGAAGAGTGGTCAAGTCATGGCTCAACCACGACCTGTATTTGCTAGGAtagaagtgcagaaggaagagGAAGATGTGCCTGAGGTGGCGAAGAAAGTAAGTAAGAAGAAAACAAAGATACCTAAAGTCCAGGCAGTTGCAGAGGCTTAG
- the LOC141693968 gene encoding ATP synthase small subunit 6, mitochondrial-like: MRKFDPWPVFFKREWNRNWPFLVGFAITGTIITKFSLGLTDEDAKNSPFVQRHKKST, translated from the exons atgaggaAATTCGATCCATGGCCCGTGTTTTTCAAGAGAGAGTGGAACCGTAACTGGCCTTTTCTTGTTGGTTTCGCCATCACTGGCACTATTATCACCAAGTTTTCTCTCGGTCTTACCG ATGAAGATGCTAAGAATTCTCCTTTTGTTCAGAGGCATAAGAA GTCAACTTGA